In the Leptotrichia sp. oral taxon 847 genome, one interval contains:
- the cls gene encoding cardiolipin synthase, with product MMVDIFSSILNYTVFFERIHYLLVVILIIVILLSDRSPNAMLSWIFTIYIFPIGGIILYFLFGINWRKNRIVSKKMKGEEKKIFSRLFNFMQRDTSEIFRSKDFFYYNKVTDVKEEIFEKMTPQEKSRKIKKQIGIMLENINMNEREQEIVKMLYKSEGTFLTNNTSYKLFYNGKDAFDSILRDIKGAKKSIYMEYFIWRSDELGEKIKNLLVKKSKEGVKIKLLFDGVGAFNLSRKYKKELKMAGIEIRFFLDVKFSMTKLNYRNHRKITIVDNEILHTGGMNVGQEYVDGGKRFANWRDTNARFTGEITAQYLAIFVTDWLNSGGKDDFSKIIKSEAVEEIKEQKPIDKQKLKYVMQVSSSGPDTEWTTLKYLYSKMISIAKKEIIIQSPYFVPDSSLISQLKMMALSGVKIKIMVTGVPDKKIPYWIAETYFEELIDVGVKIYRYKAGFLHCKNIIIDEKMSTMGTCNFDMRSFEINYEVNSVFFSEEISQDLKKQFLCDLELCEKFDEARLKKVNFLKRLRNSIFKLISPIM from the coding sequence ATGATGGTCGACATATTTAGTTCAATTTTAAATTACACGGTTTTTTTTGAGAGAATACACTATTTACTTGTGGTAATTTTGATAATAGTAATTTTATTATCGGACAGATCACCAAATGCTATGCTTTCGTGGATATTTACAATTTATATTTTTCCAATTGGAGGAATAATTTTATATTTTCTTTTTGGAATAAATTGGAGAAAAAATAGAATTGTTTCAAAGAAGATGAAAGGTGAAGAAAAAAAGATATTTTCCAGATTATTTAATTTTATGCAGCGGGATACGTCAGAGATTTTTAGGTCGAAAGATTTTTTTTACTACAATAAAGTTACAGATGTAAAAGAAGAAATTTTTGAGAAAATGACGCCGCAGGAAAAGTCAAGAAAGATAAAAAAACAAATTGGTATAATGCTAGAAAATATCAATATGAATGAAAGAGAACAGGAAATTGTAAAGATGCTCTACAAATCTGAAGGTACATTTTTGACGAATAACACTAGTTATAAATTGTTTTATAATGGAAAAGATGCGTTTGATTCAATTTTAAGAGATATAAAAGGTGCGAAAAAAAGTATATATATGGAGTATTTTATCTGGCGTTCGGATGAACTAGGAGAGAAAATAAAAAATTTACTTGTGAAAAAATCAAAAGAAGGTGTAAAAATAAAGTTACTTTTTGATGGCGTGGGAGCATTTAATTTGTCAAGAAAATATAAAAAAGAACTAAAAATGGCTGGAATTGAAATAAGATTTTTTTTGGATGTAAAATTTTCAATGACGAAATTAAATTATAGAAATCATAGAAAGATAACAATTGTTGACAATGAAATTTTGCACACTGGCGGAATGAATGTTGGTCAAGAATATGTTGACGGAGGTAAAAGATTTGCTAATTGGAGAGACACGAATGCGAGATTTACTGGAGAGATAACGGCACAATATCTGGCTATTTTTGTGACAGATTGGTTAAACAGCGGCGGAAAAGATGATTTTTCAAAAATTATAAAATCAGAAGCGGTTGAAGAAATAAAAGAGCAAAAACCGATAGATAAACAAAAGCTAAAATATGTAATGCAAGTTTCTTCGAGCGGTCCTGACACTGAGTGGACGACATTAAAATATTTGTATTCAAAAATGATTTCAATTGCAAAAAAAGAAATAATTATACAAAGTCCTTATTTTGTGCCAGACAGCAGCTTGATTTCACAGTTAAAAATGATGGCGCTCTCAGGAGTAAAAATAAAGATAATGGTAACAGGAGTTCCTGATAAAAAAATTCCGTATTGGATAGCAGAAACTTATTTTGAGGAGTTAATTGATGTTGGAGTGAAAATTTATCGTTATAAAGCTGGATTTTTGCACTGTAAAAATATAATCATAGATGAAAAAATGTCGACAATGGGAACTTGTAATTTTGATATGAGAAGTTTCGAAATAAATTATGAAGTAAATTCGGTATTTTTTAGCGAAGAAATTAGTCAGGATTTGAAAAAACAGTTTTTATGTGATTTAGAATTGTGTGAAAAATTTGACGAAGCGAGATTAAAAAAAGTTAATTTTTTAAAAAGGCTAAGAAATTCTATTTTTAAATTGATTTCGCCAATTATGTAA
- the truB gene encoding tRNA pseudouridine(55) synthase TruB, which produces MKNNFEKDGIILLNKAKGISSFGAINYLKKIIGAKKVGHTGTLDPMAEGLIMVLINNATKFSDELTKRDKEYYVEMELGYETDSYDLEGVVTRKFSGKIEISDEKIETVINGFLGKIEQIPPMYSAIKIDGKKLYDLARKGIEVDRKPRKVEIKNIREIKIERNEKVKISFLVEVSSGTYIRSLVRDIGEKLGVFATMTRLIRTRIGEFVIEDAIAISEVEKQLEEFEKNRKEKFENFEPFGYFAEIEYVLEYLGINVSNEKYEKLKNGMTVLTSHKKFENISKKFGKRIVVLVDQKYKIYVRDRRTQNRVFRGIVKVVKVTEDRIYLKRDKYFL; this is translated from the coding sequence ATGAAAAATAATTTTGAAAAAGATGGTATAATTTTATTAAATAAAGCTAAAGGAATCAGTTCGTTTGGAGCGATAAACTATTTAAAGAAAATTATCGGTGCTAAAAAAGTTGGTCACACAGGAACACTTGACCCGATGGCAGAAGGACTTATAATGGTGTTGATAAATAACGCTACAAAATTTTCAGATGAATTGACGAAAAGAGACAAGGAATATTATGTGGAAATGGAGTTAGGCTACGAAACTGATTCTTATGATTTAGAAGGCGTGGTTACAAGAAAATTTTCAGGTAAAATTGAAATTAGTGATGAAAAAATAGAAACAGTTATAAATGGCTTTTTAGGAAAAATTGAGCAAATTCCGCCGATGTATTCAGCAATAAAAATTGATGGTAAAAAACTGTATGATTTAGCAAGAAAAGGGATTGAAGTTGATAGAAAACCGAGAAAAGTGGAGATAAAAAATATAAGAGAAATAAAAATTGAACGGAATGAAAAAGTAAAAATATCATTTCTTGTAGAAGTTTCTAGTGGGACTTACATAAGATCACTTGTGCGGGATATAGGTGAAAAATTAGGTGTTTTTGCTACAATGACAAGATTAATTAGAACAAGAATTGGCGAATTTGTGATAGAAGATGCTATAGCAATAAGTGAAGTGGAAAAACAATTGGAGGAGTTTGAAAAAAATAGGAAAGAAAAATTTGAGAATTTCGAACCATTTGGATATTTCGCGGAAATAGAATATGTCTTGGAATATTTGGGAATTAACGTTTCAAATGAAAAATATGAAAAATTAAAAAATGGAATGACGGTACTGACTTCACACAAAAAATTTGAAAATATAAGTAAAAAATTTGGAAAAAGAATAGTAGTTTTGGTAGATCAAAAATATAAAATTTATGTGAGAGATAGAAGAACTCAAAATAGAGTTTTTCGTGGGATTGTGAAAGTTGTAAAAGTTACAGAGGACAGAATTTATTTGAAAAGAGATAAATATTTTTTATAA
- a CDS encoding tRNA (cytidine(34)-2'-O)-methyltransferase translates to MNIVLLNPEIHVNTGNIGRTCVLTNTKLHLIKPLGFELDDKKIRRAGLDYWKNVQLFVWENLEDFWSKNIENNDSARIYMATTKTKKKYTDVKFQKDDYIMFGPESRGIPEDFLNTHKEKNITIPMLPLGRSLNLSNAVAIVLYEALRQINFEFE, encoded by the coding sequence ATGAATATAGTTTTATTAAATCCAGAAATTCACGTGAATACAGGTAATATAGGAAGAACTTGTGTTTTGACAAATACAAAATTACATCTAATAAAGCCTCTGGGATTTGAATTAGATGATAAAAAAATAAGAAGGGCTGGACTGGATTATTGGAAAAATGTTCAGCTTTTTGTCTGGGAAAATTTGGAAGATTTTTGGAGCAAAAATATTGAAAATAATGACAGTGCTAGAATTTATATGGCGACTACAAAAACTAAAAAGAAATATACCGATGTAAAATTCCAAAAAGATGATTATATAATGTTTGGACCTGAGTCGAGAGGAATTCCAGAAGATTTTTTGAATACTCATAAGGAAAAAAATATAACAATTCCAATGTTGCCGCTAGGGCGTTCACTAAATTTGTCAAATGCAGTTGCAATTGTTTTGTACGAAGCGTTAAGACAGATTAATTTTGAATTTGAATAA
- the ruvC gene encoding crossover junction endodeoxyribonuclease RuvC, with protein MKVLGIDPGTAIVGYSIIDYSKKKFDVLDYGCIFTEKDEDMPIRLEKIYNSLDEIINRYKPTDMAIEDLFFFKNQKTVIKVGQARGVITLAGQKNKLNLFSYTPLQVKMGIAGYGRADKKQIQQMVKMILHLDAVPKPDDAADALAIAITHINSKNGFGGFERGDNITKKLEKLNTDKIKLSDYKKLLNSK; from the coding sequence ATGAAAGTTTTGGGAATTGATCCAGGAACAGCTATTGTCGGTTATTCGATTATTGATTATTCAAAGAAAAAATTTGATGTTTTGGATTACGGATGTATTTTTACTGAAAAAGATGAAGATATGCCAATTAGATTGGAGAAAATTTATAATTCATTAGATGAAATTATAAATCGATACAAGCCAACTGATATGGCGATAGAAGATTTATTCTTTTTTAAAAATCAAAAAACAGTTATAAAAGTTGGACAAGCAAGAGGTGTGATTACGCTTGCAGGACAAAAAAATAAATTAAATTTGTTTAGCTATACTCCACTTCAAGTGAAAATGGGAATTGCAGGATACGGTCGGGCGGACAAAAAACAAATTCAACAGATGGTAAAAATGATTTTGCACTTGGATGCAGTTCCAAAGCCTGATGATGCGGCAGATGCGCTTGCGATTGCAATTACTCACATCAATTCAAAAAATGGATTTGGTGGCTTTGAGCGAGGGGACAATATCACAAAAAAATTAGAAAAATTGAATACGGATAAAATAAAGTTATCCGATTATAAAAAATTGTTAAATAGTAAATAA